One part of the Ursus arctos isolate Adak ecotype North America unplaced genomic scaffold, UrsArc2.0 scaffold_14, whole genome shotgun sequence genome encodes these proteins:
- the LOC113256589 gene encoding olfactory receptor 10H3-like yields the protein MVSEFIIVGFSNFPLPLLPIFFLLFLLMYLFTLLGNLLIMVTVKSERSLHTPMYLFLCALSISEILYTLAITPRLLTDLLSTHRTITFVACASQMFFSFTFGFTHSFLLTVMGYDRYAAITHPLTYNVLMSTSSCARLVSWSWAGGSVMGMMVTLIVFHLTFCGSNVIHHFGCHALSLLNLACGNETTSVTLGVILVCVTVLMGCSFLIVLSYIFIAAAILKIPSGYVLVFPQFVCCLWHRLYILP from the coding sequence ATGGTGTCTGAATTCATCATCGTGGGCTTCTCCAACTTCCCCCTACCACTCCTGCCCAttttcttcctgctgttcctGCTCATGTACCTGTTCACACTGCTGGGGAACCTGCTTATCATGGTCACTGTCAAGAGTGAGCGCAGCCTGCACACGCCCATGTACCTTTTCCTGTGTGCCCTGTCCATCTCCGAGATCCTTTACACCTTGGCCATCACACCACGTCTGCTGACTGACCTGCTCTCCACCCATCGCACCATCACCTTTGTGGCCTGTGCAAGCCAGATGTTCTTCTCCTTCACATTTGGCTTCACCCACTCCTTCCTGCTCACAGTCATGGGCTATGACCGCTATGCGGCCATCACCCATCCCCTGACGTACAACGTGCTTATGAGCACCAGCTCCTGTGCCCGTCTAGTGTCCTGGTCCTgggctggtggctcagtcatgggGATGATGGTGACCCTGATAGTTTTTCACCTCACCTTCTGTGGGTCTAATGTGATACACCATTTTGGCTGCCATGCCCTTTCCCTCTTAAATTTGGCCTGTGGGAATGAGACAACCTCTGTCACCTTGGGTGTGATCCTGGTATGTGTCACAGTTCTGATGGGATGTTCATTCCTCATCGTCCTCTCCTATATCTTCATTGCAGCTGCCATATTGAAGATCCCCTCAGGCTACGTACTTGTTTTTCCCCAATTTGTTTGCTGCCTCTGGCATAGACTCTATATCTTACCTTGA